Proteins found in one Deltaproteobacteria bacterium genomic segment:
- a CDS encoding ComF family protein, whose protein sequence is MLFKKFSLEPTCLICGKFASPQQQLCSECDRDFKPLQGGCEVCALPLENGYRCEACLSKPPYFDKIFCSFIYQGQVACAVKALKYAGKTQLAAVLVEKSKTMVWPEASLLIPVPMGFFRRFVRRYNQATLLADVLARELKRPVCLNLLKKKSFIPSQTRFGYKRRINSVYKAFQIEDNLSVEGHDLLLVDDVVTTGATVNECARLLKKQGANKVYVWAAARALRRQ, encoded by the coding sequence ATGTTATTCAAAAAATTTTCCCTTGAACCGACTTGCTTAATTTGTGGCAAGTTTGCTTCTCCTCAACAACAACTTTGTTCCGAATGTGACCGAGATTTTAAACCCCTGCAGGGTGGTTGCGAAGTTTGTGCCTTGCCTTTAGAAAATGGGTATCGTTGCGAGGCTTGTTTGAGCAAGCCTCCTTATTTTGATAAAATTTTTTGTTCTTTTATTTATCAGGGGCAGGTGGCTTGCGCCGTCAAGGCCTTAAAATATGCGGGCAAAACCCAGCTAGCCGCTGTTTTAGTGGAAAAAAGCAAAACCATGGTTTGGCCTGAGGCAAGCCTGCTCATTCCTGTGCCTATGGGATTTTTTAGAAGGTTTGTACGTCGCTATAATCAAGCAACACTTTTGGCCGATGTCTTGGCTCGTGAGCTTAAACGGCCGGTTTGCTTAAATTTATTGAAGAAAAAGAGTTTTATCCCCAGCCAAACTCGTTTTGGATACAAGCGGCGCATAAACTCGGTTTACAAGGCCTTTCAAATCGAGGACAATTTATCGGTAGAAGGGCACGACCTACTTTTGGTAGACGATGTGGTGACAACGGGTGCGACCGTTAATGAGTGCGCGCGTTTATTAAAAAAACAGGGTGCAAATAAAGTTTACGTGTGGGCAGCCGCCCGGGCGTTGAGGAGGCAGTGA